Genomic window (Saccharothrix australiensis):
GTGCCGTCCCGCCGCGGCATCGGCCGGATCGGCGAGTTGGCCGAGGCCGAGCCGCTGCGGGTGTTCGCGCGGCGCGTGGCCGACGCCCTGCCCGCGACGGCCTGGGGCGTGCGGGCGGCGGGCGACCCCGAGCGGCCCGTTCGCCGGGTGGCGGTGTGCGGCGGCGCGGGTGACGGCTACCTGTCCGCCGCCGTCCGGGCCGGGGTGGACGCGTACGTGACCGCCGACCTCCGGCACCACCCGGCGGCGGAGCACCTCGCCCGCGGCGGGCCCGCGTTGGTGGACGTGGCGCACTGGGCCAGCGAGTGGCCCTGGTGCGGGCAGGCGGCGGGCATCGTGCGGGACGCGCTCGGCGGTACGGTCGACGTCCTCGTCTCGACTCGCCGGACCGATCCGTGGACCGTCGGCGTGACGACCGGAACTGGAGGCCGCTGAAGTGAAAGCCGACCCCGCCGTGCAGCGCAGGCTGCTCGACCTGGCGCAGGTGGACGCCGAACTGGCGCGCGTCGCCCACCGCCGCCGCACGCTGCCGGAGATCGCCGAGATCGCCGAGGCGGAGAAGGTGGCGCGGGCCAAGCAGGACGCCCTGACCACCGTCGAGACCACGCTGGGCGACCTGACGCGCGACGTCAAGCGCCAGGAGACCGAGATCGACCAGGTGCGCGCCCGCAAGGAGCGCGACCGGGCGCTGATGCAGTCCGGCTCGGTGGGCGCCAAGCAGCTCACCGACTTGGAGCACGAGCTGGCCACGCTGGAGCGCAGGCAGGCGGCCTTGGAGGACGACCTGCTGGAGCTGATGGAGCGCCGCGAGGCGGTGGAGGCCGACGTGCAGCACGCGCGCGTGGAGCTGGACAAGGCGCAGGAGGCGCTGGCGGACGCGGCCCGGCGGCGGGACACCGCGCTGGCCGACCTGGAGTCGACCGAGGCCAAGCGCGTCGCGGAGCGCAAGCTCGCGGCGACCCGGTTCCCCGAGCCGCTGCTCGCGCTCTACGACCGCGTGCGGGCGCACAAGGGCATCGGCGCGGCGCTGCTGCAGTCGCGGCGCTGTGGCGCTTGTCGCATCGAGCTGGACCGCAACGCGCTGTCCCAGGTGAAGGACGCCGCGAAGGACGAGGTCGTGCAGTGCGAGGAGTGCGGCGCGATCATGGTGCGGACGGGCGAGTCCGGGCTGTGAAGGTCGTCGTCGAGGCGGACGGCGGGTCGCGGGGCAACCCCGGTCCCGCCGGGTACGGCGCGGTGGTGCGGGACGCGTCGACCGGGCGGGTGCTGGCCGAGCGGTCGGCCGGGATCGGGGTCGCCACCAACAACGTCGCCGAGTACCAGGGCCTGCTCGCGGGCCTGCGGGCGGCGGCCGAGCTGGGCGCCTCGGCGGTGTCCGTGCGGATGGACTCCAAGCTGGTGGTCGAGCAGATGTCCGGCCGCTGGCAGGTGAAGCACCCGTCGATGCAGCCGCTGGCGCGCGAGGCGCGCGCGCTGGCGGGCGCGTTCGACCAGGTGTCGTACGAGTGGATCCCGCGCGAGCGCAACAAGGACGCGGACCGGCTCGCCAACGAGGCGATGGACGAGCAGGCCGGTGTCGTCCGGGCCCGGC
Coding sequences:
- a CDS encoding zinc ribbon domain-containing protein, whose protein sequence is MKADPAVQRRLLDLAQVDAELARVAHRRRTLPEIAEIAEAEKVARAKQDALTTVETTLGDLTRDVKRQETEIDQVRARKERDRALMQSGSVGAKQLTDLEHELATLERRQAALEDDLLELMERREAVEADVQHARVELDKAQEALADAARRRDTALADLESTEAKRVAERKLAATRFPEPLLALYDRVRAHKGIGAALLQSRRCGACRIELDRNALSQVKDAAKDEVVQCEECGAIMVRTGESGL